One Dysidea avara chromosome 7, odDysAvar1.4, whole genome shotgun sequence genomic region harbors:
- the LOC136260592 gene encoding uncharacterized protein codes for MLAEQLVKQKPQEVKAYLLQQVQALQSAKFLTMLQVEELLTMTGIFQELGMNNEAVKVFKWGEKQFFQVLGHVLSSHAIKLDQCPATIAPLRQLVLSEASILKEQSLIIDVVLRWKCLFKELRSQLMKSNLGFGHFFQLYMKQLASPKTVSEGEIQAALLKQMQEEEESLQNLAKPTLADMSQASYDTIRKHLPDRTVTVDYIFFAPLKKCALLDAYYVIFMKNKFPVVCELELLLLLPYNSNLQGKVKAELTTLSQVLLLQPLLDILTSEDIDHLYISPDSAVSHIPFDSLPIQLGSNVVLLFEKFSVSVLSSLRKLLTYSNTQASHDSKCVLIGNPNYSLSKQSFSVETVLNSFCEYFNISPTVPVAAQLPHSQDEVDSVSCCLQSHGLATHHLVGDDATLSNVLSLQAPQLIHISSHALRSTKHSQTALHGNFFGDLKGAAIVLAGFNTFSRRNFNQLPIECGLALLPPLAIVSMKLQGTKLVFLSTCNSAAGTTVVQEAVDSLVEAFLTAGVQTVMATLWPIADQHGATISKLFYNKLVTPGVQPSDALAYAKKHLKQQDESSYWSNYAAFCLLWT; via the exons ATGCTAGCTGAGCAGCTGGTCAAACAAAAACCACAAGAAGTAAAAGCATACCTTCTACAACAAGTTCAAGCATTACAATCAGCCAAGTTCCTGACGATGTTGCAAGTGGAAGAGTTACTCACCATGACAG GAATATTTCAGGAGTTGGGTATGAATAATGAAGCTGTAAAGGTGTTCAAGTGGGGTGAAAAACAGTTCTTCCAGGTGTTAGGTCACGTGTTAAGTTCACACGCAATAAAACTTGATCAGTGTCCAGCTACGATTGCTCCATTGAGACAACTAGTACTAAGTGAGGCCTCAATTCTGAAGGAACAGTCTCTCATTATTGATGTGGTCCTTCGTTGGAAATGTCTTTTCAAGGAACTTCGGTCACAGTTAATGAAGAGTAACTTGGGTTTTGGCCACTTCTTTCAGTTGTACATGAAACAGCTGGCATCACCAAAAACTGTCAGTGAAGGTGAGATACAAGCAGCACTTCTTAAACAGATGCAGGAAGAAGAGGAATCGTTGCAAAACTTAGCCAAACCAACTCTAGCGGATATGAGCCAAGCTAGCTATGATACTATAAGGAAACACCTTCCAGATAGGACTGTCACTGTAGACTACATTTTCTTTGCTcccctcaaaaaatgtgcactacTAGATGCTTATTATGTGATATTTATGAAGAATAAATTCCCAGTTGTCTGTGAGCTAGAGTTACTACTATTGTTACCTTACAATTCCAATCTGCAAGGAAAGGTGAAGGCTGAGCTTACCACTCTCTCACAAGTCTTGCTCCTACAACCATTATTAGACATCTTGACATCTGAAGATATTGATCACTTGTACATCAGCCCTGATAGTGCTGTTAGTCACATACCATTTGATTCACTGCCAATACAGCTTGGTTCAAACGTAGTTCTTCTCTTTGAAAAATTCTCTGTTAGCGTACTCTCATCTCTGAGAAAGTTACTAACATACAGTAACACACAGGCTTCCCATGATTCCAAATGTGTACTAATTGGTAATCCTAACTATAGCCTTAGTAAGCAGTCATTCAGTGTTGAAACAGTCTTAAATTCCTTTTGTGAATACTTCAATATCTCACCAACTGTGCCAGTCGCAGCGCAGTTACCACATTCCCAAGATGAGGTAGACTCAGTTTCGTGTTGTCTTCAGTCACATGGGCTAGCTACTCATCATCTTGTAGGTGATGATGCCACACTGTCTAATGTATTGTCACTACAGGCTCCTCAACTCATCCACATATCATCACATGCTCTGCGTAGCACTAAACACTCACAGACAGCTCTCCATGGCAACTTCTTTGGTGACTTGAAAGGTGCAGCAATAGTTCTGGCAGGGTTTAACACCTTCTCTAGAAGAAACTTTAATCAACTCCCAATTGAATGTGGGCTAGCTCTGTTGCCACCTTTAGCCATAGTATCTATGAAGTTGCAAGGAACTAAGTTAGTGTTCCTATCCACGTGTAACTCTGCAGCAGGGACTACAGTAGTACAAGAAGCAGTTGATAGCCTTGTTGAAGCTTTCCTCACAGCTGGAGTGCAGACTGTGATGGCCACACTGTGGCCTATTGCTGACCAACATGGAGCTACCATCAGTAAGTTGTTTTATAACAAACTTGTCACTCCTGGTGTCCAACCTTCTGATGCACTTGCTTATGCAAAGAAACACCTTAAACAACAAGATGAAAGCTCTTACTGGTCTAATTATGCTGCTTTTTGTTTGTTATGGACTTGA